A genomic window from Streptomyces sp. NBC_00234 includes:
- a CDS encoding discoidin domain-containing protein — translation MSKSSPLPRPSRRSVVTAMAATALPVGPMALSAYAADGVPDRGGSVQGVNPRPVVAPALQEWAGGTGVFRLTGSSRVVVAPEDAQRLLPLARQLTQDIADVTGIRPAAARITASTAEGDVLLRLDPGARHDRGGERYQREGYAFEVTEDLVTITAPAYSGVYYGTRSLLQILLRDEQRRTVPAGTAQDWPDYALRGFMLDVGRRFFTPGFVRDYLRVMGWFKLNELQLHLNDNEIRPPGGDWSKAYDAFRLRSDNPAFEGLAAPDGSYARADWDSFEDTAALHAVRLTPEIDAPAHARSFVRVRPDIGLGGANSDHLDLGNPDTMTFMKEVFDEFTPWFRSPEVHYGADEYTGPESHYRAYFNGMAAHLRSLGKHPRAWGSLSEMTGDTSAYDRDVTIHSWNNGWYGPKAATADGYEIVNTNDSLLYIVPFATYYHPRGLDGRFLYDSWAPHVFPGQESLTPGHPQLRGAMSAVWNDLVHATYTQQEVHGLVEKTFGILGQKMWSGAAASLSYTDFTTQLRRGALGPGLTTVTPTLPEPEQVSFGAAATASSGAYAGNATDGSPVTRWTSGAEQGGPWLRVDLGQVRDVQRVRLDWGPEYGRSYDIEVSDDGGTWRTAASRRDLGRPGRDTLAFEATRARFVRVRGRETGRVRWTLWSVEVFDIPDLARGRATSASSEETGTLTAANATDGDPGTRWASLYTDSEWLAVDLGAPQPVRRIVLDWEAAAGRDYDLQVSDDGTQWRTVAERRGRTTAGVDTVELPAPVTARHVRMRGVARQTTYGYSLYRFEVRG, via the coding sequence TCCGCGGCCGGTCGTCGCGCCCGCTCTGCAGGAGTGGGCGGGGGGCACCGGGGTCTTCCGGCTCACCGGGTCCTCACGGGTGGTCGTCGCCCCGGAGGATGCCCAGCGACTGCTGCCGCTCGCACGGCAGTTGACCCAGGACATCGCCGACGTCACCGGGATCCGGCCGGCGGCGGCGCGTATCACCGCGAGCACCGCCGAGGGCGACGTCCTCCTGCGGCTCGACCCCGGCGCCCGGCACGACAGGGGCGGCGAGCGGTACCAGCGGGAGGGATACGCGTTCGAGGTCACCGAGGATCTCGTGACCATCACCGCCCCCGCGTACAGCGGCGTGTACTACGGAACCCGGTCACTGCTCCAGATCCTGCTCCGTGACGAACAGCGCCGCACCGTCCCGGCCGGAACCGCGCAGGACTGGCCCGACTACGCGCTGCGCGGCTTCATGCTCGACGTCGGCCGGCGCTTCTTCACGCCCGGCTTCGTCCGCGACTACCTGCGGGTGATGGGCTGGTTCAAGCTCAACGAACTCCAACTCCATCTGAACGACAACGAGATACGCCCGCCCGGGGGCGACTGGAGCAAGGCGTACGACGCCTTCAGGCTGCGCAGCGACAACCCCGCGTTCGAGGGTCTCGCCGCTCCCGACGGTTCCTACGCACGTGCGGACTGGGACTCCTTCGAGGACACCGCGGCGCTGCACGCCGTGCGCCTCACCCCGGAGATCGACGCCCCGGCCCACGCCCGCTCCTTCGTGCGCGTGCGCCCCGACATCGGTCTCGGCGGTGCCAACAGCGACCATCTCGACCTGGGCAACCCGGACACGATGACCTTCATGAAGGAGGTCTTCGACGAGTTCACTCCGTGGTTCCGCAGCCCCGAAGTGCATTACGGTGCCGACGAGTACACCGGTCCGGAGTCGCACTACCGCGCGTACTTCAACGGCATGGCCGCCCATCTGCGCTCGCTGGGCAAGCATCCGCGCGCCTGGGGCAGCCTCAGCGAGATGACCGGGGACACGAGCGCGTACGACCGGGACGTCACCATTCACAGCTGGAACAACGGCTGGTACGGGCCGAAGGCCGCGACGGCGGACGGCTACGAGATCGTCAACACCAACGACTCCCTGCTCTACATCGTCCCCTTCGCCACGTACTACCATCCGCGCGGTCTCGACGGCCGTTTCCTGTACGACTCGTGGGCGCCCCATGTCTTCCCCGGCCAGGAGAGCCTGACCCCCGGCCACCCGCAGCTGCGCGGCGCCATGTCGGCGGTCTGGAACGATCTGGTGCACGCCACGTACACCCAGCAGGAAGTCCACGGCCTGGTGGAGAAGACGTTCGGCATCCTCGGCCAGAAGATGTGGAGCGGGGCCGCGGCGAGCCTGTCGTACACCGACTTCACCACACAGCTGCGGCGTGGTGCGCTCGGCCCCGGTCTGACCACGGTCACCCCGACGCTCCCGGAACCCGAGCAGGTGTCCTTCGGGGCCGCCGCGACCGCCTCCTCCGGGGCGTACGCCGGGAACGCCACCGACGGCAGCCCGGTCACCCGCTGGACCAGCGGGGCCGAGCAGGGCGGGCCCTGGCTGCGCGTGGACCTGGGACAGGTCCGCGACGTGCAGCGGGTGCGGCTCGACTGGGGTCCCGAGTACGGGCGTTCGTACGACATCGAGGTCTCGGACGACGGCGGCACGTGGCGTACGGCCGCGAGCCGCCGGGACCTGGGCCGGCCGGGCCGGGACACGCTGGCGTTCGAGGCCACCCGGGCACGCTTCGTGCGCGTGCGCGGGCGCGAGACGGGCAGGGTCCGCTGGACCCTCTGGTCGGTGGAGGTCTTCGACATCCCGGACCTTGCGCGCGGGCGGGCGACCAGCGCGTCGTCGGAGGAGACCGGCACCCTCACGGCGGCGAACGCGACCGACGGGGATCCCGGCACCCGCTGGGCGTCGTTGTACACGGACAGCGAGTGGCTGGCCGTCGACCTCGGTGCGCCGCAGCCGGTTCGCCGCATCGTGCTCGACTGGGAGGCGGCGGCAGGCCGCGACTACGACCTCCAGGTCTCGGACGACGGTACGCAGTGGCGCACCGTCGCCGAGCGGCGCGGCCGGACCACCGCGGGCGTCGACACCGTGGAACTCCCGGCGCCCGTCACCGCCCGCCATGTCCGGATGCGGGGCGTCGCACGGCAGACGACGTACGGCTATTCGCTGTACCGCTTCGAGGTGCGCGGCTGA